A region from the Acyrthosiphon pisum isolate AL4f chromosome A1, pea_aphid_22Mar2018_4r6ur, whole genome shotgun sequence genome encodes:
- the LOC100574459 gene encoding uncharacterized protein LOC100574459 isoform X3, with translation MDLTEVSTFQNYTVCFAAPYSSTKAIKKLKDNVMSIPVSIPCSIDSVSKKISLVNNSLHERNPPNNLNKNFMGSLSNVEVEWKKMESNKADKVNLLRTEVNLLDCVNKLSSALSINYSKLSYEMALKSLEEISELQFNALMLKKHRCIIDKITKVTKYVGDVNNWSLSDQEAIEHMDKAHQIRCKARKVLNKCKSLFTLIDGKTFQEIYNQEVDMFIAKTRHLSNDQIYGCTSDKLYK, from the exons ATGGATCTAACAGAAGTATCAACCTTTCAGAACTACACTGTTTGTTTTGCTGCACCAT ATTCAAGCACAAAAGCAATAAAGAAATTGAAAGATAATGTAATGTCAATACCCGTATCAATACCATGTTCAATTGACAGTGTATCGAAAAAAATATCCTTAGTGAACAACAGCCTTCATGAAAGAAATCCtccaaataatttgaataaaaatttcatgGGTTCATTATCAAATGTAGAAGTTGAGTGGAAAAAAATGGAATCAAACAAAGCAGATAAAGTTAATTTGCTACGTACAGAAGTAAATTTGCTTGattgtgttaataaattaaGCTCTGCTTTATCAATAAACTATAGCAAATTAAGTTATGAAATGGCATTGAAGTCATTGGAAGAGATCAgtgaattacaatttaatgctcttatgttaaaaaaacatagatGTATCATTGATAAAATTACCAAAGTGACGAAGTATGTAGGTGATGTGAATAACTGGTCCTTAAGCGATCAGGAAGCTATTGAACATATGGATAAAGCACACCAAATTCGATGCAAAGCTCGAAAGGtattaaacaaatgtaaatCATTGTTCACATTAATCGATGGAAAAACATTCCAAGAGATATACAACCAAGAAGTCGACATGTTTATTGCGAAGACTCGACATTTGTCCAATGATCAGATTTATGGTTGTACTTCAgataaattgtacaaataa